CATCGAGGAAACCATCGCCATTGATATCAGCTAAAACCGGGGTGGCGTTGGTGCCCACATCGGGCAAGCGAATCAGTGATGACTCGACAAATCGGGGAGCTGTGGGGGTGCCGATATTTTCAAAAAATCGAGTCGTGCCATCGGCGGCACCAATCACGACATCAAAATCGCCATCGTTGCCGACATCGGCAAAGTGGGGCGCAGCCGCACCCACCGCAGGCCGCAAACCAAAGGGATTGTTGGCTCCTCGCACAAAGCTGGGATTCGTGCGGGTGCCGGTGTTGCGATAGAACAAAATTGTGCCGTCGGCGGTGCCCACAAACAGATCATGATCGCCATCGCCATCGATATCGGCAAAGGCAGGGTGAGCTAAGCCACCGCCCCCAGAGATGCCGAAGGGGTTAATGATTGGCGGCGCAAAACTGGCCCCGCTGCCGCTGCCGCGATTGCGATAGTAGTGGATGCGGCCAAAGGTATCTCCGGCAAACAGGTCTTGGTCGCCATCGCCGTCAATGTCCACAAACGTCGGCGTGCTGCGATCGCCCAGATCTCGAATGGTGATCGGAGCCGAAAAGCTGGGGTCAAGCACAGTTCCCTCATTGCGGGCGATGCTGATCCTCCCATCGCTGGCTCCGATGAACAGATCGAGATCGCCGTCGCCATTCTCATCCACCAAGGTCGGCACACTAAAAGCACCCACATTGATACTGGCGAGGGGGTTGTTTTGTCCGATGGGGGTGAGGGGCAAGTCGGCCAGCTCGCCAAAGGTGTTGGCCGCCGTAGAACTGGCGCTGTTGTTGACAAAGGTCAGATTGTGTTGCCGCACCACCCCACCGAGTTCACTCACGAGCACGGGCGCTTGCACAAAAATAGCCCCACCAACGCCCTGACCTGGGCCAAAGCCGCTGCCGCCCGTGGCGGTGTTGCCCTCAAACCGACTGTTGCTGATGTCTAGGTCGGCGTTGGTGCGCACAAAGATGGCACCGCCCAGGCCAGCGCCGCCGCCGCCCTGGCCGCCAAAGCCACCATTGCCGGGGCTATTGCCCGAAAAGGTAGATTCGCCACTGCGGCCATTTTGCCCGTTGCCGCCCCGGCCACCGAGCGGTCCCCCCAGGGCCCCGACGCCCCCCAGGTTGCCTGAGCCCGTTTGACCACCGAGGACGTTGGCCCCGCCGCCGCCACCGCCACCGCCACCACCGCCACCGCCACCAAAGCCACCCACGCTGCCACCGCCGCCGCGTCCACCATTGCCAGCCGATTCAAAGGCCCCGCCACCGCCCGCGCCGCCGCCGCCTGCCCCGCCAGAGCCACCCCCTGAGCCAAAGAACGTGATATTTCCACCCGGCTGACCTGGCCGCCCTTGGGAATCGCCGTTGGGGAAGGGGCGACCGCCCTGGCCAGGGTTCCCGCCCAGAATGACCCCACCCCCGGTAATGAGCGTGCCTGCGTTAGCATTAAAGGCTCCACCGACGCCGGGATCGCCGCCGTTGCGACCAGAACTGGAATCGTTACCGCCGCGCCCGCCCCGACTGCCAAAGGTGCCGTTGCCGCCGATCGCCCGGTTATTCAAAAAGGTGACGTTATCCACCACGACAGAGCCGTTATTAATGAACAGCGCGCCGCCAAAACCGCCACCGCCGCCCCCACCATTGACACCGTTGCCGCCGATCGCCAACCCCTGGGCCAGGGTGAGGTTTTCAAAGGTGACGTTGGCTCCATCAATGGCAAAGAGCTGGTGCTGGTTGTCGCCTGAAATAGTGGAGAACCGGCTGCTGCTTTGAATTGTCAGATCATTCCCGGTGCGCAGGGTGGGCAGCGAACTGTTGAGCGTAATCGTGCCGCTGAGAGGAAGCATGATGGTATCTCGTCCAGGGAGACTGCCCGCCGCAGCGATCGCCTCTCGTAGACTCAGTACGCCATCGTTGGCGTCAATAATATCGTTAGTTGTCGTGACGTTGAAGGTAGCCATCGGAGTTCTCCAAAGGATTGTAAAAGGGCTGCTATGGGTTGAAAAATCTGTAGTACAGGCTGACGATCTTCCCGTCAATCAGGGCACAGTCAATCACCCCATTTCAGAGAAAAGTGGGAAAGCTATAGCTCCTGATTTGAACTTGGCGTGAATAATTTTTGCCTGAACTAAACGCGCAGAATAAGCTCCAAGAAATACAAAGGCAATTACAAAAAATAATGCTCTTAAACCCTGAGAGTTTGCTGAATAAAATCTGAAATAAACTGAAGAAAAAGTCATTCTAAAAGACTAAAAAAACCGGAAATTTTAGCCGATCAGAAACTTGAAATTTCCAGCTATTTTTCTGACTCTAGAGAACCAAAGAAATGTGGCGAAGCAATCTATCTAAATTGAAATCCGCAACCCAAAATAGCAGCTTAGGAAAATCTAAATCTGCCATGTATTCAGTGATTTGTGTGATATCACAATGCAGGCAGCGGATAGGCCAGATAGTCTGCAATATCGATCAGGGGGGCTACCCGCCGTGGATCAGGGGCATGGCGGTGCCCAAAGCCAGGGCTGACCAGATCTAGGGGCAGCGCCAGCGAGGGTGATAATGATGGCGTTGAGCAGTCCACTTCCCAGCGGCCCTGAGGAAAGGCGGCATTGGGTGGGGTGGTGCAGGCAGCGATCGCCGCCCCGGTCAGATGATGCAACACATCGATCAGCAGTTTGCCTGCCTCAGTGCGGGCCACTTCACCGTTGTAGATCAAAATTTCGGCGCGGGGGGCCAGGTGCGATCGCCACTGATACAGCGCCCTGGCATAGTTGGGCAAGTTGTCGGAGCGGAGGGTGACGCTACCCAGGTGCAGCCCCTCAGCCCCGCCCGGTGTCACCAGGTGTAGGCGGCGAATCGAGGGCAGGGTGGCCAGTTGTTGGGCGATCGCCGTCACGCCATCCCGCCCTCGGCTCAGCAACAACACCTCCACCTTAGGGATCACATTCTGCGCCAAAAACCGATAGCCTGCTAGCTCAGTGCTAATTACCACCAAATCTTGCCCTGGGGGCAAAGGCGGCCTAGCTGGGGTAGTTACGGGGTAAGTCGATGACATGGCAGCCTCCTTGAGATGGGCTTGACGGAGCATTAACTCATGACCGTCTGTGGCCAAAAGGCCTGGGCCGACGGTGCGCTCTGGTCGGAATAAAACGCCTGGGGCACACCGCTAAATTGCAGCTGCCCCCGGTCGAGCATGACAATGTGGTCGGCGTAGCGAATTACCTGGGGACGATGGCTAATTAAAATCGTGGTCTGTCCCCGGCGATGGGCTAGCACCCGCTCTAACACATCGGTTTCGGTCAGGGGGTCGAGGTTGGCGGTCGACTCATCTAAAATCAGCACGGGCGGATGGTTGAGCAGGGCGCGGGCGATCGCTAGTCGTTGCTTTTGCCCCCCCGAGATATTGGCCCCCACAGCTCCCAGCACCGTGTCGTAGCCCTGGGGCATTTGCTGAATAAACTCATCGGCTCCGGCGATTTCACAGACGGCTACGATGTCGGCCAGCGTGGCGTTGGGCGCTGCCAGACGAAAGTTTTCGACAATGGAGCGGTGCAGAAAAAACGCCTCCTGGGGCACCAGAGCCACCTGCTGGCGGAGACAGGGCAGCGGAAAGTCGGGTAGCGGGCGATCGCCCAGCCAGATCTCGCCGCTCTGAAGCGGGTATAGCCCGGTGAGCAGCTTGGCCAGGGTGCTTTTGCCGCAGCCCGATGGGCCAATCAGCGCCACCACCTGCCCGCCAGGAATGTGCGCCGAGAGGTGGTCGATCAGGGTGCGCCGCCCCGGATAGTGAAACGAGACATTTTTAAGGTGAATATCAGCGGCGGGGGCCAGCGGAATCCAGGGTTTAGCGGCATCACCCTGGCCCTCGGGGGTATATTCAAACAGCTCGGCCAGCAGGCGGGTAATCGCTTTAATTTGGCTCCAGTCGCCGATCAGTTTGACCGTGGCGGTAGCCCACTGTAATACCCCTTCTTTTAAGCCATAAATGGCCACCAGGGTACCGATGGTGAGCTGTCCCCGAAATACCAGCTCGCTGCCTAGCCACAGCAGCGCCACGGTGCCCAGCCCGGCGATCGCCTCCGTCAGCGTAGTATTGGCAATGCGAATGCGGGCCGCCCGCAGGTTGTGCTGCGACTCTTGGTGCGATCGCCGCTGTAGCTCGGGGTAAACCTGGGGGGCCGCCGCCATCATCTTTAGG
This window of the Leptolyngbya sp. CCY15150 genome carries:
- a CDS encoding FG-GAP-like repeat-containing protein — translated: MATFNVTTTNDIIDANDGVLSLREAIAAAGSLPGRDTIMLPLSGTITLNSSLPTLRTGNDLTIQSSSRFSTISGDNQHQLFAIDGANVTFENLTLAQGLAIGGNGVNGGGGGGGFGGALFINNGSVVVDNVTFLNNRAIGGNGTFGSRGGRGGNDSSSGRNGGDPGVGGAFNANAGTLITGGGVILGGNPGQGGRPFPNGDSQGRPGQPGGNITFFGSGGGSGGAGGGGAGGGGAFESAGNGGRGGGGSVGGFGGGGGGGGGGGGGGANVLGGQTGSGNLGGVGALGGPLGGRGGNGQNGRSGESTFSGNSPGNGGFGGQGGGGAGLGGAIFVRTNADLDISNSRFEGNTATGGSGFGPGQGVGGAIFVQAPVLVSELGGVVRQHNLTFVNNSASSTAANTFGELADLPLTPIGQNNPLASINVGAFSVPTLVDENGDGDLDLFIGASDGRISIARNEGTVLDPSFSAPITIRDLGDRSTPTFVDIDGDGDQDLFAGDTFGRIHYYRNRGSGSGASFAPPIINPFGISGGGGLAHPAFADIDGDGDHDLFVGTADGTILFYRNTGTRTNPSFVRGANNPFGLRPAVGAAAPHFADVGNDGDFDVVIGAADGTTRFFENIGTPTAPRFVESSLIRLPDVGTNATPVLADINGDGFLDAFIGNQNGVVNFVNGVALGGSYPVPVYRGEDDVVLGGFGGVGRGSNPSPETRAAIDELHFFGAGLTAENLLLTQTGDDLAIRFDGVDDTQVILRGFALEDLDNLPTGIGNILFDGDETIQDSFDVFNADSTQSRIWNRNTVTFLNDLDNLVLGFNDSDDVINGQGGDDIILGLSDNDLLRGGEGDDILDGGLGSDVITGGLGADTFRFGADLIASDGGDFDVITDFEAIDRLDFSGFLGAGGEFSLAVLGDHLIANLSTGDQLTVSGNVQAASAQLVPLATDVAIA
- a CDS encoding peptidase domain-containing ABC transporter, whose protein sequence is MTYTWLLQHSGEDCAAASLAIVAQHYGRSLPINHVRSMVGTGAGGTTLLGLKRGAEALGFETQAIQADPDILQRLDTLILPAILYWKGYHFVVFYGRRGHQYVLSDPAVGVRYLSREELLKGWQGYLMLLLTPDPARFGAQALDPEPINPFERLLHRLWQQRRILKGLLPLNLLVGVLALATPLLLQFLIDRVLAPGNAPWLAPVAVGVMAIALLNSGLTWVQANLVAAFAERLQQSLKLDFGQQVLHLPLTYHEARRSGTAIRRLVDIQQINQVISQLVIELPIKGFIGLVALGLIVIYSWPLGLVTLAMGLVMMAVTLAFQPTLRQATHRACVTAGDNAGLLSEAFNGALTLKMMAAAPQVYPELQRRSHQESQHNLRAARIRIANTTLTEAIAGLGTVALLWLGSELVFRGQLTIGTLVAIYGLKEGVLQWATATVKLIGDWSQIKAITRLLAELFEYTPEGQGDAAKPWIPLAPAADIHLKNVSFHYPGRRTLIDHLSAHIPGGQVVALIGPSGCGKSTLAKLLTGLYPLQSGEIWLGDRPLPDFPLPCLRQQVALVPQEAFFLHRSIVENFRLAAPNATLADIVAVCEIAGADEFIQQMPQGYDTVLGAVGANISGGQKQRLAIARALLNHPPVLILDESTANLDPLTETDVLERVLAHRRGQTTILISHRPQVIRYADHIVMLDRGQLQFSGVPQAFYSDQSAPSAQAFWPQTVMS
- a CDS encoding DUF4347 domain-containing protein is translated as MSSTYPVTTPARPPLPPGQDLVVISTELAGYRFLAQNVIPKVEVLLLSRGRDGVTAIAQQLATLPSIRRLHLVTPGGAEGLHLGSVTLRSDNLPNYARALYQWRSHLAPRAEILIYNGEVARTEAGKLLIDVLHHLTGAAIAACTTPPNAAFPQGRWEVDCSTPSLSPSLALPLDLVSPGFGHRHAPDPRRVAPLIDIADYLAYPLPAL